A window of the Bdellovibrio svalbardensis genome harbors these coding sequences:
- a CDS encoding TIGR02147 family protein: MKRVFGYHSYKKYLKDISEMQGRGAISKLAEAAGCDRTYLSQCLSSKVQLTPDHILGLAEYLNLSEAEEEYFLLLLLFERSASRTAQLKIKKKMEKLNQADLILSKKIAQKDDSNELTEIQKAKYYSSWKYAALHTLSSINEFQSTQTMTRKARLSEIEGLGILKDLEKAGLLSFQNGKWIHSGKNIHIPTGSSHNAQNHMNWRLKAVDSVNNKNAIHYTTLFSVSKKDWELLRTQLLAFIDRQRDTIHASGSEEMYCFCCDLFQPFD; the protein is encoded by the coding sequence ATGAAAAGAGTCTTTGGCTATCATTCCTATAAAAAGTACCTAAAAGATATTTCCGAAATGCAAGGACGGGGAGCGATTTCAAAACTTGCAGAGGCTGCAGGCTGTGATCGAACGTATTTATCTCAGTGTCTTTCATCAAAGGTGCAACTTACACCAGATCATATATTAGGTCTTGCTGAATATTTAAATCTTTCTGAAGCGGAAGAAGAATACTTCCTCCTTCTTTTGTTATTTGAGCGATCTGCTTCCAGAACGGCGCAACTTAAAATCAAGAAAAAGATGGAAAAACTTAATCAGGCAGATTTGATATTGAGTAAGAAGATCGCCCAAAAGGACGACAGCAATGAACTCACGGAGATTCAAAAGGCAAAATACTATTCCAGCTGGAAATACGCGGCCCTTCATACGTTATCAAGCATCAACGAATTTCAATCTACTCAGACGATGACCCGAAAGGCTCGTTTGTCTGAAATAGAAGGCTTAGGTATTCTCAAGGATTTGGAGAAAGCCGGGCTTCTGTCTTTCCAGAATGGGAAATGGATTCATTCGGGCAAGAATATCCATATTCCAACAGGCTCGTCCCACAATGCTCAAAACCACATGAACTGGAGATTGAAGGCCGTCGATAGTGTGAACAATAAAAACGCGATTCACTACACAACCTTATTTTCAGTTTCCAAAAAAGATTGGGAACTCTTGCGCACGCAGCTTCTCGCTTTTATCGACCGACAAAGAGATACCATTCATGCTTCCGGCTCAGAGGAAATGTATTGCTTTTGTTGTGATCTTTTCCAGCCGTTTGATTGA
- a CDS encoding TIGR02147 family protein translates to MSIFEFNDYKAFLRSEIKKRPGAGRGELSRLSEFLGINATMVSQVMSGPKDFTLEQAKKIAEYFVLPKVETDFFITLIQIERAGTQDLKNYFREKRDEIKKESLKISNRIVSEKRLTDLERSIFYSSHLYSAIHLFCSVGNGQSLESILKKFEISRQRAQEILQFLLSNGLCIQKNGLYMMGTQSTHVEKGSPFLIKHHSNWRIAAIQKSENIADNEMMFTANISLSQKDFAKIRETLMQTIQEISETVKASPAEEIANLNIDLFWIDS, encoded by the coding sequence ATGTCTATTTTTGAATTTAACGATTACAAAGCATTTTTAAGATCCGAAATCAAAAAACGCCCTGGAGCAGGAAGGGGCGAGCTATCTCGGTTGTCAGAGTTTTTGGGCATCAATGCGACGATGGTTTCGCAAGTTATGTCAGGCCCAAAAGACTTCACTTTAGAGCAGGCAAAAAAAATTGCTGAGTATTTTGTTCTTCCAAAAGTTGAAACGGATTTTTTCATTACTCTTATTCAAATCGAGAGAGCTGGCACTCAGGATCTTAAAAATTATTTCCGAGAAAAGCGCGACGAAATAAAAAAAGAATCCCTGAAAATTTCTAATAGAATTGTCAGCGAAAAAAGACTGACTGATTTAGAGCGGTCTATTTTTTATTCCAGTCATTTATATTCTGCAATTCATCTTTTTTGTTCGGTGGGCAATGGGCAAAGCCTTGAATCTATCCTGAAGAAATTTGAAATCAGTCGACAGCGCGCCCAAGAGATTTTGCAATTTCTTCTTTCAAATGGTCTGTGCATTCAGAAAAATGGACTTTATATGATGGGAACCCAATCGACTCATGTGGAAAAAGGTTCTCCTTTTTTGATTAAGCATCATTCCAACTGGCGTATTGCTGCTATTCAGAAAAGTGAAAACATCGCCGACAACGAAATGATGTTCACCGCTAATATTTCTTTGAGCCAAAAAGACTTTGCAAAGATACGCGAAACCCTGATGCAAACGATTCAAGAAATTTCTGAAACTGTCAAAGCCTCTCCGGCAGAAGAGATCGCGAATTTAAACATCGATCTTTTTTGGATTGATAGCTAA
- a CDS encoding class I SAM-dependent methyltransferase has protein sequence MSENDVWQKYSAVTSESAARPRLLETLNTFFPSFAGMALDLGCGGGRDTRELLKRGWSVDALDANESALTLVSSLQTNDNRLNLIPQHFEDARFEKEYYDLINASASLPFCSLKELKVLWQKLLSSLKPGGIISCDFFGINDEWNDGTHGSMSFLSKADVEELLENLKTESLAEKEMIGPTALGASKHWHIFTCIARRI, from the coding sequence ATGAGTGAGAACGATGTTTGGCAAAAATATAGCGCGGTAACTTCAGAGTCAGCTGCGCGCCCAAGGCTTTTGGAAACTCTTAATACTTTTTTTCCTTCTTTTGCAGGGATGGCGCTAGATCTCGGTTGCGGAGGCGGAAGAGATACAAGAGAGCTTCTCAAAAGAGGCTGGTCCGTTGATGCTCTTGATGCTAATGAATCAGCGCTTACACTGGTATCAAGCCTTCAGACCAATGATAATCGTTTAAATTTGATCCCTCAGCATTTTGAAGACGCTCGCTTTGAAAAAGAGTATTATGACTTAATCAATGCAAGTGCATCACTTCCTTTTTGTTCTTTAAAAGAGCTGAAAGTTTTGTGGCAAAAGCTACTATCGTCATTAAAACCTGGTGGGATTATTTCTTGCGATTTCTTTGGAATCAATGATGAGTGGAACGATGGAACACATGGTTCAATGTCGTTTTTGTCTAAAGCTGATGTTGAAGAACTACTTGAGAATTTAAAAACCGAATCTTTGGCAGAAAAAGAGATGATCGGCCCCACCGCATTAGGTGCTTCCAAGCACTGGCATATTTTCACATGCATAGCTCGCCGAATTTGA
- a CDS encoding four helix bundle protein, which produces MAFPFENLDVYKRSIEFNTAIASILERKGITRTLTDQLSRAALSIPLNIAEGNGRWHKGDKRQFFWIARGSVFECVPLIEILTIKKILTTEENETFREQLEVLGKMLTKLAQINEVDNSTV; this is translated from the coding sequence ATGGCATTTCCATTTGAAAATCTTGACGTTTATAAGCGCTCCATCGAATTCAACACCGCTATCGCAAGCATCTTAGAACGCAAAGGCATCACACGCACTCTCACCGATCAACTTTCTCGTGCGGCCCTTTCCATTCCCCTCAACATCGCGGAAGGTAACGGGCGGTGGCATAAAGGTGACAAGCGCCAATTCTTTTGGATCGCGCGTGGTTCTGTTTTCGAATGTGTTCCTTTGATCGAGATTCTAACGATCAAAAAAATACTAACTACTGAAGAGAACGAAACCTTCCGAGAACAACTCGAGGTCTTGGGAAAAATGCTTACAAAGCTTGCCCAGATAAATGAAGTAGATAATTCTACCGTCTGA
- a CDS encoding S66 peptidase family protein, translating into MFQQVIKPRALKIGDTIGIFTPSSPAYQWNEGLFLNGLETLKRLGFKVKLGNLTARRGHQGYRSGTPKDRADEFMSLIRDPEVNALMSTIGGMNSSSLIPFLDFDLIRKERKLICGFSDVTSLHVSILKFAGLRTLYGPSVMCWFGDWPNGVEESSAWFLDAAVNHKSGVRSVDAPSRWSNHKRRWDNDEWKTLPRAWQKNDGWRVLTPGSVEAPILALNLNTLMSSAGTSFWPDFSRKVLLLEDMEAPLSRTERSLQQLKLIGVFDQISGLVIGKPEVYNQEGAPFNYEDLFQEIIGPRRYPIIYNFDCSHTVPMISVPQLSPIRLVAEKDHSVTFQFLDGSIE; encoded by the coding sequence ATGTTTCAGCAAGTTATAAAACCCAGAGCTTTAAAAATTGGCGATACAATAGGAATTTTCACACCCTCATCGCCGGCTTATCAATGGAATGAAGGTCTGTTTTTGAATGGACTTGAAACATTGAAGCGACTCGGTTTCAAGGTCAAGTTAGGAAATCTTACTGCACGTCGTGGGCATCAAGGATATCGATCTGGTACCCCAAAAGACAGAGCCGACGAATTCATGTCATTAATTCGTGATCCAGAAGTGAATGCTTTAATGTCCACTATTGGTGGCATGAATTCTTCTAGCCTCATTCCATTTCTAGATTTTGATCTTATTCGTAAAGAACGAAAATTGATCTGTGGATTCAGTGATGTAACCTCTCTTCATGTATCAATTTTAAAATTCGCGGGCCTTCGAACTCTCTATGGTCCAAGCGTGATGTGTTGGTTTGGCGATTGGCCAAATGGAGTTGAGGAGAGTTCAGCCTGGTTTCTTGATGCAGCCGTAAATCACAAGTCTGGTGTACGGAGCGTAGATGCCCCCTCGCGCTGGAGCAATCACAAGCGTCGTTGGGATAACGACGAATGGAAAACTCTTCCACGAGCTTGGCAGAAGAACGATGGATGGCGAGTACTCACCCCAGGGTCCGTGGAAGCGCCTATTCTTGCGCTAAACTTAAACACGCTCATGAGTAGTGCTGGAACTTCTTTTTGGCCCGATTTCAGCCGGAAAGTTCTTCTTCTTGAAGATATGGAAGCGCCGCTGAGTCGAACGGAAAGAAGTTTGCAACAGTTAAAACTTATTGGGGTTTTTGATCAAATTAGCGGACTCGTTATTGGTAAGCCTGAAGTCTATAATCAAGAAGGCGCGCCATTTAACTACGAAGATCTTTTTCAGGAAATCATTGGCCCACGTCGGTATCCGATTATTTACAACTTTGACTGTAGTCACACAGTCCCAATGATCTCTGTTCCGCAACTTTCGCCGATACGCTTAGTTGCAGAGAAAGATCACTCAGTTACATTTCAGTTTTTAGATGGTTCGATAGAGTAG
- a CDS encoding ArsC/Spx/MgsR family protein produces MLSWKFYHNPQCSKSREALSLLEAEGQDFQIIDYIKEPLSVEDLLKMIAQLRGPLSSLVRAKEADFFHAPFDLTSAEEVALRLSEKPHLMERPILQGKGSAVIGRPLENLKALLKGQYTTQPAFKFLSFPGKIHLINTDQELQAIALALESHKELGFDTETRPAFKKGESYPVALLQLATDTDAYIIRLKHIKNIEVIKNIFENPAVAKVGAAIRDDLKQLQKRFHFQPHGFIELQTVAKNKNLKNIGLKGMTEEVLQATITKGPKTTNWEAQELTEKQILYAATDAWIGLKLYQKLTSDP; encoded by the coding sequence ATGCTTTCATGGAAATTCTATCACAACCCCCAATGTAGCAAGAGTCGCGAAGCTTTAAGCTTGTTAGAAGCTGAAGGACAAGATTTTCAAATTATCGACTATATTAAAGAACCACTTTCCGTTGAAGATCTCTTGAAAATGATTGCTCAGCTGAGGGGACCACTTTCATCCTTAGTGCGAGCAAAGGAAGCAGATTTCTTCCATGCTCCGTTTGATTTGACCTCGGCTGAAGAGGTCGCTTTGCGCCTTTCTGAAAAACCGCATCTAATGGAACGTCCTATTCTGCAAGGAAAGGGTTCCGCGGTTATTGGACGTCCTTTAGAAAACTTAAAAGCCTTACTTAAAGGCCAATACACGACTCAACCTGCATTTAAGTTTTTATCGTTTCCCGGAAAAATTCATCTCATCAACACTGATCAAGAGCTCCAAGCGATTGCGCTTGCACTTGAATCCCATAAAGAGCTTGGTTTTGACACTGAGACTCGTCCCGCTTTTAAAAAGGGCGAGTCCTATCCCGTGGCCTTGTTGCAATTGGCGACGGATACAGATGCCTATATTATTCGTCTTAAGCACATCAAAAATATTGAAGTTATTAAAAATATTTTTGAGAATCCTGCAGTGGCTAAAGTAGGTGCTGCGATTAGAGATGACCTCAAACAATTGCAGAAGCGATTTCATTTCCAACCGCACGGCTTTATTGAACTGCAGACCGTAGCTAAAAATAAGAATCTTAAGAATATTGGTCTGAAAGGTATGACTGAAGAAGTTTTGCAGGCCACGATTACCAAAGGGCCCAAAACCACAAACTGGGAAGCGCAAGAATTAACTGAGAAGCAAATTCTGTATGCGGCAACGGATGCCTGGATCGGCCTGAAGCTTTATCAAAAGCTGACTTCCGATCCTTAG
- a CDS encoding TIGR02147 family protein: MIQKPAILSYQNVVLFLQHYYEYRKGLDVFSYTKWAQELGLKNRAYLRMVVMGERPISESIAEAFVAALQFNDVESDYFMTLVNYNQCKTGEQKRTFAKKLLRFQMNAEDFLEVENHYEFLADELLPRIQTLLSFEDVAKDTAKAAQILGISVQKFFDSCSKLEKMGLLEKQEVGGESKWVVVKKSWRLPNNFRGLGYKEFYKDAWRRAEEAIEKYEAHERRFRNLFVAMSASEFEDFLRDFETFVQEQSAKRNVDHLFNRRLYQLNFSFFPSTEIMS; encoded by the coding sequence ATGATTCAAAAGCCTGCCATTCTTTCTTATCAAAATGTCGTCCTTTTTCTTCAACACTATTATGAGTATCGAAAAGGTCTGGATGTTTTCTCTTATACAAAGTGGGCACAAGAGCTCGGCTTAAAGAATCGAGCTTACTTACGTATGGTTGTTATGGGTGAACGCCCAATCAGTGAAAGTATCGCAGAGGCATTTGTCGCGGCATTGCAGTTCAACGATGTAGAATCTGATTACTTCATGACCCTTGTTAACTACAATCAATGTAAAACCGGTGAACAAAAACGTACTTTTGCTAAAAAACTTTTGCGCTTTCAGATGAACGCAGAAGACTTCTTGGAGGTTGAAAATCACTATGAGTTTCTAGCCGATGAACTATTGCCCCGAATTCAGACTCTTCTAAGTTTTGAAGATGTTGCAAAAGACACTGCGAAAGCAGCGCAGATTCTGGGGATCTCAGTACAGAAGTTCTTTGATTCGTGCAGCAAGCTTGAAAAAATGGGACTGCTTGAAAAGCAAGAGGTCGGCGGCGAAAGCAAATGGGTCGTGGTGAAAAAATCATGGCGTCTTCCAAATAACTTCAGAGGTCTTGGTTACAAAGAATTTTATAAGGACGCTTGGAGGCGTGCGGAAGAAGCTATCGAAAAATATGAAGCGCACGAACGTCGTTTTAGAAATCTTTTTGTTGCGATGAGCGCGAGCGAGTTCGAGGATTTCCTGAGAGATTTCGAAACATTTGTCCAGGAGCAGTCGGCCAAAAGAAACGTCGATCACTTATTCAATCGAAGACTGTACCAGCTCAATTTTTCATTCTTTCCGAGTACGGAAATTATGTCCTAG
- a CDS encoding MerR family transcriptional regulator, with translation MMKNWLSIGEFGKATGLSIKALRIYEEKGILIPYTRSESRYRVYTAEQTAIAQQVVQFKRLGFSLEQIKLLLQETDGRSLQEILERRLQESRVAVHILANQIESLETILTSLKLGQELSEHERGQIMNNVLEVSVNNLKRKGIVDQNSIAQVSEEVSLYSPEKIHFINEFRKILDFAKKENILLGPGRGNSGGSLVLFAEGYSPMNPLQYGLLPELFSESKYIWLDVEYSQHQKIGQMCDELATKTCFEVIAYRSPILDILKKLENQIGKIEFDSFSDLDPMILQAPQHGTRGLFWLEWNPNFHAFQDMSLQMQEEFNWDNGVLERFYAEHGFSSPMDYIILDCLRSLMERDLFFSYPRRAVDACPDSLPELQYTKGLLIFREDWIKLLAKHASVSISEANRIHRALLKDPQGVEREILEQIAIPEVKNLLLERVKKVYSKAHAITGWWHYKRTAILKSLWPKEYLAALEEWEAEHKMVWFEFGYKTKNNDFYLKANS, from the coding sequence ATGATGAAGAACTGGCTATCTATTGGAGAATTTGGCAAGGCAACGGGTCTTTCGATTAAGGCTCTGCGTATCTACGAGGAAAAGGGAATTCTGATCCCCTATACTCGCAGTGAAAGCCGCTATCGCGTTTACACCGCCGAGCAAACAGCCATTGCTCAGCAAGTGGTGCAATTTAAGCGATTAGGATTTTCTTTAGAGCAAATCAAGCTGTTACTGCAAGAAACCGACGGACGATCCCTGCAAGAAATCCTGGAGAGACGTCTTCAAGAAAGTCGCGTGGCGGTCCATATTCTCGCAAATCAGATTGAAAGTTTGGAAACCATTTTGACCTCTTTAAAACTCGGACAGGAATTGTCCGAACACGAAAGGGGTCAAATTATGAATAACGTTTTAGAAGTCAGTGTTAATAATTTAAAACGCAAAGGAATCGTTGATCAGAATTCCATTGCTCAGGTGAGTGAAGAGGTGTCCCTTTATTCGCCTGAGAAAATACACTTCATCAACGAGTTTCGAAAGATTCTGGATTTTGCCAAGAAAGAAAATATCCTGTTGGGGCCAGGCAGAGGAAATTCTGGAGGCAGCCTAGTATTATTCGCAGAAGGCTACTCCCCGATGAACCCCCTTCAGTATGGCTTACTTCCGGAACTATTCAGCGAAAGCAAATATATTTGGTTAGATGTCGAGTACTCCCAACATCAAAAAATCGGTCAGATGTGTGACGAACTTGCTACCAAAACCTGCTTCGAAGTCATAGCTTACCGCAGTCCCATCCTGGATATTTTAAAGAAATTGGAAAATCAAATCGGCAAGATTGAGTTCGACTCCTTTTCTGATCTTGATCCAATGATTTTGCAAGCCCCTCAGCACGGGACCCGCGGATTATTTTGGCTCGAATGGAATCCCAATTTTCATGCCTTCCAGGATATGTCATTGCAAATGCAGGAAGAATTCAACTGGGACAACGGTGTCTTAGAACGGTTTTATGCTGAGCATGGATTCAGCAGTCCCATGGACTATATCATTTTGGATTGCCTAAGAAGCCTCATGGAGAGGGATCTCTTTTTTTCTTATCCCCGAAGAGCTGTAGATGCCTGCCCCGACTCCCTTCCCGAATTGCAATACACCAAAGGTCTTCTGATCTTCCGCGAAGATTGGATCAAGCTTTTAGCAAAACATGCAAGCGTGAGCATCAGTGAAGCAAATAGAATTCACAGGGCCCTATTGAAAGACCCTCAGGGAGTTGAGCGCGAAATCCTAGAACAAATCGCCATCCCTGAAGTAAAAAATCTTTTGCTTGAACGTGTAAAAAAAGTTTACTCCAAAGCTCACGCTATAACGGGATGGTGGCACTACAAACGCACAGCCATCTTAAAAAGCCTGTGGCCGAAAGAATATCTTGCTGCTTTGGAAGAGTGGGAAGCAGAACACAAAATGGTCTGGTTCGAATTTGGCTACAAAACCAAAAATAATGATTTTTATCTAAAGGCAAATTCCTAA
- a CDS encoding GNAT family N-acetyltransferase, producing the protein MTSTTLAAIPTIKTTRLKLRPFSLADAPEVQRMAGSIKVAQMTATIPHPYPDGAAESWISTHLGQFTDGDAVTWALEELSSGNLIGCISYGVSKTHKRAEMGYWIGEEYWGKGYCTEAAISGIDFCFQHFSLNKITSRHLAHNPASGKVMLKAGMQQEGYLRQDMIRYGQVSDMVIFGLLRSDWERS; encoded by the coding sequence GTGACCAGCACTACTCTCGCCGCAATTCCAACGATTAAAACGACGCGCTTGAAGCTTCGCCCATTTTCTTTGGCTGATGCCCCTGAAGTTCAACGAATGGCGGGAAGTATTAAAGTGGCGCAGATGACGGCCACCATTCCACATCCCTATCCAGACGGCGCGGCGGAAAGCTGGATTTCGACTCACCTGGGGCAGTTCACTGATGGCGATGCAGTGACTTGGGCTTTGGAGGAACTGTCTTCCGGAAACTTAATTGGTTGCATCAGTTATGGTGTGAGCAAGACCCACAAACGAGCTGAGATGGGATATTGGATCGGCGAGGAGTACTGGGGAAAAGGCTACTGTACCGAAGCTGCAATCTCTGGAATTGATTTTTGCTTTCAGCATTTTTCTTTGAATAAAATTACATCGCGACACCTCGCTCACAATCCCGCCTCAGGCAAGGTGATGCTCAAGGCAGGCATGCAGCAAGAAGGCTATTTACGTCAGGACATGATTCGTTACGGGCAAGTTTCAGACATGGTTATCTTTGGGCTGCTGCGCTCGGACTGGGAGAGGAGCTGA
- a CDS encoding class I SAM-dependent methyltransferase: MTSDKQIIAPEHTAVRVALWRALHVQIDPEPHVLNDEIGLKLVGEQDWRLRPDMNPDFSKGMRASIVGRARFIEDIVEDQAKQGVSQYVILGAGLDTFAQRRPEIASHLHVFEVDQPGPQAWKQKRLAEIGLATPEWLHFVPVDFEAGQSWWEQLIAAGFDTSKPAVVVSTGVSMYLTKETNLATFQQLAKLAHGSTFAMTFMLALDLLEAKERSILEFVMKKAGEAGTPFLSLFSPLEILAMAKDAGFKNTQYVSGEDIYQKYFATRTDGLRAGNAEGFLVAMT, encoded by the coding sequence ATGACATCAGACAAGCAGATTATAGCACCAGAGCATACAGCCGTCCGAGTTGCCTTATGGCGAGCCTTGCATGTGCAAATTGATCCTGAACCACACGTACTTAACGACGAAATCGGTTTAAAACTGGTTGGCGAACAGGATTGGCGCCTTCGTCCAGATATGAACCCTGATTTTTCAAAGGGAATGCGCGCTTCCATTGTTGGACGTGCTCGCTTTATTGAAGACATCGTTGAAGATCAAGCCAAGCAGGGCGTGAGCCAGTATGTGATCTTAGGTGCGGGTTTGGACACCTTCGCACAACGCCGTCCAGAAATCGCTTCGCACCTGCATGTTTTTGAGGTGGATCAGCCAGGGCCTCAGGCGTGGAAACAAAAACGTCTTGCTGAGATTGGCTTGGCCACTCCAGAATGGCTGCATTTCGTCCCCGTCGACTTTGAGGCGGGACAATCGTGGTGGGAGCAGTTGATTGCTGCTGGCTTTGATACCAGCAAGCCTGCCGTTGTGGTTTCCACAGGGGTTTCTATGTATCTCACAAAAGAAACAAATTTGGCGACCTTTCAGCAGCTAGCAAAGCTGGCTCATGGATCGACCTTCGCGATGACTTTCATGCTTGCGCTGGATCTTCTTGAAGCCAAAGAAAGATCAATCCTCGAGTTCGTGATGAAGAAAGCAGGCGAGGCGGGAACACCTTTCCTGAGTCTCTTCTCTCCGCTTGAGATATTGGCGATGGCGAAGGACGCTGGATTTAAAAATACGCAATATGTTTCAGGTGAAGATATTTATCAAAAGTATTTCGCTACCCGCACGGATGGGTTGAGAGCTGGAAATGCCGAGGGCTTCTTGGTGGCGATGACCTAG
- a CDS encoding YciI family protein: MLLIYNQIDHQKSWSPEHHHQFLKSCEGYINQLKLDGKLKIAQPLVREGRSITGSKGNWTVMPINEKKEIQVGYYHILARDLDEAVEIAKNNPEFEYGTTARIEVRPVKTKEETTGYTYPK; encoded by the coding sequence ATGCTCCTTATCTACAATCAAATCGATCATCAGAAATCCTGGTCGCCAGAGCATCATCATCAGTTTCTCAAAAGTTGTGAAGGCTACATCAACCAATTGAAGCTAGATGGAAAGCTTAAAATTGCACAACCTCTTGTGAGGGAGGGAAGGTCTATTACTGGCTCTAAGGGAAATTGGACTGTGATGCCAATCAATGAGAAGAAAGAAATTCAAGTTGGCTACTATCACATTCTTGCTAGGGACCTGGATGAGGCCGTCGAGATTGCGAAGAACAATCCTGAATTTGAATATGGCACAACGGCACGTATTGAAGTACGTCCTGTTAAAACGAAAGAAGAAACAACAGGCTACACCTATCCGAAATGA
- a CDS encoding APC family permease, whose translation MGVVRRIKRTLVGNPLTLEHQSHELIPKWKALAVLSSDALSSVAYATEEILIPLSLFAAGAVAWSLPIAFAVAALLVIITLSYRQTIDAYPNGGGAYTVAKENLGKKAGLVAGASLLIDYTLTVAVSVAAGVENFTSAFPGLAEHKVLIGAAVILFVMLMNLRGVKESASIFALPTYFFVLSIIALVVVGGFKLMMGYEIAKAPLVHEIYPEIPIFLLLRAFSSGCSALTGIEAISNGIPIFKQPAQKNAKITMVWMSGLLGFMFLGITFLAHVMGIVPHEGQTAVSLLASQVFGMNFMYYFVQISTALILFLAANTSYADFPRLASLLARDGYLPRQLGSIGDRLVFSNGIMGLSFAAIFLLILFGGVTHHLIPLYAVGVFLSFTLSQSGMIRHHLRLREKGWIRALIFNSIGALTTFVILLVIAITKFTSGAWIIVLLIPGLVWFFLQIKNHYLYVARRLGRLSGDHSLEVLPSFHTALVPVSNLHPGVLQALHYARSISQDVRACYVELGAEQTERLKEQWQKVVPEIPLVILPSPFRSVIEPVLDYIDQVKDEGSQKKLVTVIIPEFVTRKWYHQFLHNQTAFVLRAYLWLKPNTVVASVRYHI comes from the coding sequence GTGGGCGTCGTTCGTCGCATCAAGAGAACCCTGGTTGGCAATCCTTTAACCTTAGAACATCAATCCCACGAGTTGATCCCAAAATGGAAAGCCTTGGCAGTTCTGTCGTCAGACGCCCTGTCATCCGTGGCCTACGCAACAGAAGAGATTCTAATTCCCTTGTCTTTGTTTGCGGCTGGAGCCGTGGCGTGGTCTCTTCCTATTGCGTTTGCTGTCGCGGCTCTATTAGTTATTATTACGCTTTCTTATCGCCAGACTATTGATGCCTACCCGAATGGTGGCGGTGCTTATACTGTTGCCAAGGAAAACCTGGGAAAGAAAGCTGGCCTGGTTGCGGGCGCCTCCTTGTTAATTGACTATACTCTCACAGTCGCCGTTTCGGTCGCTGCCGGAGTAGAGAATTTCACCTCCGCCTTCCCCGGCCTGGCTGAGCACAAGGTTTTGATTGGCGCTGCAGTTATCTTGTTTGTGATGTTGATGAATTTGCGTGGCGTAAAAGAATCCGCCAGCATCTTTGCTCTACCGACTTACTTCTTTGTTCTTTCGATCATTGCTTTGGTCGTTGTCGGTGGCTTCAAACTGATGATGGGTTATGAGATTGCGAAGGCTCCCCTCGTTCATGAGATCTATCCCGAGATTCCGATCTTCCTTTTGCTGAGAGCTTTCTCGTCGGGATGTTCGGCCTTAACCGGTATTGAAGCCATTTCAAATGGGATTCCCATCTTTAAGCAGCCCGCACAGAAGAACGCCAAAATCACCATGGTGTGGATGTCTGGGCTTTTGGGATTCATGTTCTTAGGAATCACTTTCCTGGCGCATGTCATGGGAATTGTCCCTCATGAAGGTCAAACAGCTGTGTCACTCTTGGCATCGCAAGTTTTCGGCATGAATTTTATGTATTACTTCGTGCAGATCTCGACGGCCTTAATTTTGTTTTTGGCGGCGAATACCAGCTATGCGGACTTCCCCCGCTTGGCAAGTTTGCTGGCAAGAGACGGATACTTGCCTCGACAACTTGGAAGTATTGGTGACCGCCTGGTCTTTTCAAATGGCATCATGGGACTTAGCTTTGCCGCGATCTTTTTGTTGATCCTTTTCGGAGGAGTCACCCATCACCTGATTCCTTTGTATGCCGTGGGTGTCTTCTTATCTTTCACTTTGTCTCAATCGGGAATGATTCGTCATCACCTGCGATTGCGCGAGAAGGGTTGGATTCGAGCTCTCATCTTTAACTCCATCGGTGCCTTGACCACCTTTGTGATCTTGCTAGTGATCGCCATTACGAAGTTCACAAGCGGCGCATGGATCATTGTCCTCCTCATTCCAGGACTCGTTTGGTTTTTCCTGCAAATCAAAAATCACTATCTGTATGTTGCTCGTCGCTTGGGAAGACTGTCTGGAGATCACTCTTTAGAGGTCTTGCCGTCATTCCACACCGCACTGGTTCCAGTCTCAAATCTGCATCCCGGCGTGCTGCAGGCTTTGCATTACGCTCGGTCGATCTCTCAAGATGTTCGTGCTTGTTACGTAGAACTCGGGGCAGAGCAAACTGAAAGACTGAAAGAACAATGGCAAAAAGTCGTACCTGAGATTCCGTTAGTCATCTTACCTTCACCATTTCGTTCTGTCATAGAGCCAGTCTTGGACTATATCGATCAAGTCAAGGATGAAGGAAGTCAGAAAAAACTTGTGACCGTCATTATCCCCGAATTCGTGACCAGAAAATGGTATCACCAGTTCCTGCACAATCAGACGGCCTTTGTATTACGCGCTTACCTATGGTTGAAACCCAATACCGTTGTGGCAAGCGTTCGCTATCATATATAA